The stretch of DNA ATAGCATTAGTGGGATATGTATTGTTGAAACACATGAAGACCAGGACAAAAGAAAAGGGGGAAACGGAAGGGAAAAATGGGGAAAATGTTATCCAAAGAAAACAGAAAGTAAGCTACATGTGTCGAAGGAAGACGGAGTTTGCAGGAACGTTCCAAATTCAGTTGCAAGAACCTCCAAATAAACGCCAACAAGAAAGAAATGAGCATTACTTGCGCGCTTTGCACTCTTATCTCTTGCCTCTCTCAATCCATACATGTAGCTGCTTAGCAGCAGATCATGGACACTATCCTTGCCCATTAGGCCAAGAGAGTGAATCAACGACCAACAAACTTTCAATGGCATCCAACCATCGCCGCTTCCTCCTCTCCGGCGCCGTCTTGCTCTCGGTCCTCGCCGCCGTGGCCGCCCTGGAGAGCGTTGAGGACGAGTGCCGGCCAGGGGTGGCCTTCCCGCACAACGCGTTAGCCACCTGCCACACCTACGTGATCAAACGGGTCTGCGGCCGCGGTCCCAGCCTGCCCATGCTGGTGAAGGAGCGGTGCTGCCGGGAGCTGGCGGCCGTCCCGGATTACTGCCGGTGCGAGGCGCTGCGCGTCCTCATGGATGGGGTGCGCGTGGAGGGTGGCCACGTGTTGGAGGGCCGCCTTGGTGACAGGCGTGACTGCCCGAGGGAGGCACAGAGGGAGTTCGCCGCCACGCTGGTCACGGCGGCGGAGTGCAACCTGCCGACCGTCTCGGGGGTCGGGAGTACACTTGGTGCTACCGGCAGATGGATGACGATCGAATTGCCCAAGTAATGAAGCGGAGTACTCTACTGGCAGATGGAGTACTGTACATAGAATAAAAGTACTCAAGTGAGAACAAATAAATAAAGCTTGTGACTTGTGAGCTGTATGGTGTGGACTGTTAAATTGTTGTGGGTTGATGAATAAAAAGGGTTGGAACAAATTAAATTGTGATCGGTTCATGTACATGCACTGCTGCGGAAATTACAGATTTGATCGCCGCAAACCACTCCGAACCATGAGTCTGCGATTACTGATTAGCATATTGGATTCTCTAACTCTCATCTAAGTAAGAATTATATAACTCTCATCAAACATCTTCAGCATCCGATATGAAGCATCCTTTGTTTTTACCGCATGCTAGTGCGTCGTCGTCATTTTTCGCATTGGCCCTTTTATGTTTCTGTGTTGGGTCGTTTGGGCTTTCTCTGTTTTCATGTCTATTGAGCTGAggtgtttt from Triticum dicoccoides isolate Atlit2015 ecotype Zavitan chromosome 6A, WEW_v2.0, whole genome shotgun sequence encodes:
- the LOC119319444 gene encoding alpha-amylase/trypsin inhibitor-like, giving the protein MASNHRRFLLSGAVLLSVLAAVAALESVEDECRPGVAFPHNALATCHTYVIKRVCGRGPSLPMLVKERCCRELAAVPDYCRCEALRVLMDGVRVEGGHVLEGRLGDRRDCPREAQREFAATLVTAAECNLPTVSGVGSTLGATGRWMTIELPK